From the genome of Leptolyngbya sp. FACHB-261, one region includes:
- a CDS encoding phycocyanobilin:ferredoxin oxidoreductase gives MQTSDSIRGTQHPLINQLADRIEVLWQQYLPDLAPYSLPEDLGYVEGRLEGERLMIENRCYQSRAFRKMHLELARVGKNLDILHCVMFPRPEYALPMFGADLVGGRGQISAAIVDLSPVFDPASHSRALDQSYVASLEALVPLSFSQQRDLPQWGDIFSRFCLFVRPEGEVEEQRFLEQATRFLELHLQQSQAAQPTSGDRAAILAGQKHYCTQQQLNDKTRRILEKAFGTEWAERYMTTVLFDLPSE, from the coding sequence ATGCAGACCTCAGACTCGATTCGGGGCACTCAACACCCTCTCATCAACCAGCTTGCAGACCGTATTGAAGTGCTCTGGCAGCAATACTTGCCTGATTTGGCTCCCTATAGCTTGCCTGAGGATCTGGGCTATGTGGAGGGACGATTGGAAGGTGAACGGCTCATGATTGAGAACCGTTGTTACCAATCCCGTGCTTTTCGCAAGATGCACTTGGAACTAGCGAGAGTTGGTAAGAACCTGGACATTCTGCACTGCGTCATGTTTCCTCGCCCAGAATATGCACTACCCATGTTTGGTGCGGACCTAGTAGGGGGCCGGGGTCAGATCAGTGCAGCAATTGTTGACCTGTCTCCAGTGTTTGATCCTGCCAGTCACAGCCGTGCACTTGACCAAAGCTATGTTGCATCCCTAGAAGCTCTAGTCCCGCTCAGCTTTAGCCAACAACGCGATCTGCCTCAATGGGGCGATATTTTCTCTCGCTTTTGTCTGTTTGTGCGTCCCGAGGGTGAAGTGGAGGAGCAGAGGTTTCTTGAGCAAGCCACTCGCTTTCTTGAACTTCATCTGCAACAGTCACAGGCTGCTCAACCAACGTCTGGAGATCGCGCTGCTATCTTGGCAGGGCAGAAACACTACTGCACTCAACAGCAGCTCAATGACAAGACTCGACGCATCCTGGAGAAGGCTTTTGGAACTGAGTGGGCAGAGCGTTACATGACTACGGTGCTGTTTGATTTACCGAGTGAATAG